One window of Desulfovibrio sp. genomic DNA carries:
- a CDS encoding C40 family peptidase — protein sequence MTRFFLRCLPLLLLLALAGCSLFEPEPVERKIPPKATVTDTARSQIGTPYRAGGDNPRTGFDCSGLVQWCYSVHGYSLPRRTEDMLSVGVPVDRENLIPGDLVFFNVARKRWGLHVGMYSGKGRFIHSPTPGSKVREESLYERYWLRTYIGARRVLKAQ from the coding sequence ATGACTCGTTTTTTTTTACGCTGCCTGCCTCTCCTCCTGTTGCTCGCTCTTGCCGGGTGCTCTCTGTTTGAACCCGAGCCCGTAGAGAGGAAAATTCCGCCCAAGGCCACGGTGACAGACACCGCACGCAGCCAGATAGGCACTCCCTACCGCGCCGGCGGCGACAACCCGCGTACAGGCTTCGACTGCTCAGGGTTGGTGCAGTGGTGCTACAGCGTGCATGGTTACTCCCTTCCCAGGCGCACCGAGGATATGCTTTCCGTGGGTGTGCCCGTGGACAGGGAGAATCTCATCCCCGGCGATCTGGTGTTCTTCAATGTCGCGCGCAAGCGCTGGGGGCTGCATGTGGGCATGTATTCAGGCAAGGGACGTTTCATCCACAGCCCGACGCCCGGCTCAAAGGTGCGCGAGGAGAGTCTGTACGAACGCTACTGGCTACGCACATATATAGGTGCACGGCGGGTTCTTAAGGCGCAGTAG